In Daucus carota subsp. sativus chromosome 4, DH1 v3.0, whole genome shotgun sequence, one DNA window encodes the following:
- the LOC108219565 gene encoding uncharacterized protein LOC108219565 produces MNNSLFYFALLTLVLTSYTLLFQADAAPPAAPVIKHLSSLLKWTTARSSSKTPQSDEDVLQFEDGYLVETVVEGNELGVMPYSIRVSQDGELFAVDEINSNIVKITPPLSHYSRARLVAGSFQGYTGHVDGKANDARFNHPRGVTMDDKGNVYVADTANLAIRKIGDAGVTTIAGGKSNVAGYRDGPSEDAKFSADFDVVYLRPTCSLLVIDRGNAALRQISLNQDDCDQQYSSVSLEDIFLVVGAVIIGYTICMIQQGFGQSFLSRMQRPKVKKPQELVGKEKATPIVEILKEEPEAGWPSFGQLLVDLSKLALDAFAGGVIQLTPLNFWRRSSTNNLTPLKDTLVMPEDTAEPPLVQKHRAPAPLSDIRQTYTQIPSDKYSEVKPPKLRSSSFKDPSLSTKHRSSKRQEYAEFYGPNDVPTPHVRSKSQKDRTKHRQREKSGEVGYGVAGVEHKQAADMKPVNYDEAKFGHYGSRNKYGDSYQF; encoded by the exons ATGAATAACTcccttttttattttgctttacTCACCCTTGTCCTCACTAGCTATACTCTTCTGTTTCAAGCTGACGCTGCCCCTCCTgctg CCCCTGTAATAAAGCACTTGTCTTCTCTCCTCAAATGGACTACTGCCAGGTCTTCATCCAAAACCCCCCAATCAG ATGAGGATGTTCTTCAATTTGAAGATGGTTACCTAGTTGAGACTGTAGTCGAAGGGAATGAGTTGGGAGTAATGCCCTACTCAATCCGTGTTTCGCAGGATGGAGAGTTGTTTGCTGTTGATGAGATTAATAGCAACATTGTCAAAATTACTCCCCCTTTGTCCCACT ATAGTAGGGCAAGATTAGTTGCTGGATCATTTCAAGGTTATACTGGGCATGTTGATGGCAAAGCAAATGATGCTCGTTTTAATCATCCGCGAGGGGTGACCATGGATGACAAAGGCAATGTATATGTAGCTGATACAGCCAACCTTGCCATAAGAAAGATAGGAGATGCAG GCGTAACTACTATTGCTGGAGGAAAGTCAAATGTAGCAGGGTACAGGGATGGGCCAAGTGAGGATGCAAAGTTCTCTGCTGATTTCGATGTGGTATATCTGCGACCTACCTGTTCATTGTTGGTTATCGACCGAGGGAATGCTGCTCTTCGACAAATTTCCCTCAACCAGGATGACTGTGATCAACAGTACAGTTCTGTTTCTTTAGAAg ATATCTTTTTGGTAGTCGGTGCTGTCATAATAGGATATACTATATGCATGATTCAGCAGGGTTTTGGACAGTCATTTCTCTCCCGCATG CAACGGCCTAAAGTGAAAAAGCCTCAAGAACTAGTGGGCAAGGAGAAAGCCACTCCTATAGTGGAAATCCTCAAAGAGGAACCAGAAGCAGGATGGCCATCATTCGGGCAGCTGCTAGTTGATTTGTCGAAGCTTGCTCTTGATGCCTTCGCTGGTGGAGTTATTCAGCTTACACCTTTAAACTTCTGGCGCAGAAGTTCAACAAATAACCTCACTCCCCTAAAAGACACTCTTGTAATGCCTGAAGATACTGCTGAGCCCCCATTAGTTCAAAAGCATAGAGCTCCTGCTCCTCTCTCTGATATCCGACAAACTTATACCCAAATTCCCAGcgataaatattcagaagtgAAGCCCCCTAAACTGAGATCATCCAGCTTTAAAGACCCATCTTTGTCAACCAAGCACAGATCATCCAAGAGACAAGAATATGCAGAGTTCTACGGACCTAACGACGTTCCAACTCCTCACGTGCGGTCCAAGAGTCAGAAAGATAGAACAAAGCATCGTCAACGTGAGAAAAGCGGAGAGGTAGGGTACGGAGTAGCAGGGGTAGAACATAAACAGGCAGCTGATATGAAGCCAGTGAATTACGATGAAGCGAAGTTTGGCCACTATGGTTCGAGGAATAAGTATGGAGATTCATATCAGTTTTGA
- the LOC108215852 gene encoding uncharacterized protein LOC108215852: MGCVVSSKSKGEVKKIRKPKPWKLPQVITQSQLMQMREEFWDTAPHYGGRTEIWEALRAAAEADPDLAQTIVESAGVIVQGADLSICYDERGAKYELPKYVLSDPTNLIQAR; this comes from the exons ATGGGTTGTGTTGTGTCATCTAAAAGCAAAGGAGAAG TAAAGAAGATTCGAAAGCCTAAACCATGGAAGCTACCACAAGTGATAACACAGAGTCAGCTGATGCAGATGCGCGAGGAATTCTGGGACACTGCTCCTCACTATGGTGGCAGGACAG AGATATGGGAAGCACTACGTGCAGCTGCTGAAGCTGATCCAGACCTTGCTCAAACGATAGTTGAAAGTGCTGGGGTAATTGTTCAGGGTGCAGATCTGAGTATATGCTACGATGAAAGAG GGGCAAAATATGAACTCCCAAAGTATGTTTTGAGCGATCCAACAAATCTAATACAAGCTAGATGA
- the LOC108215851 gene encoding uncharacterized protein LOC108215851, translating to MAQVETLGILDDIESLVCDNLQVVSYKWLSRNFLVSSNAAKKLLQEFVEKKGSDLEVVYTLSGWLKNNPSVYHIRLASRNKLGEAKEEFDDNCSVQVYSVQTCIPKDSASLWNAEFIQAEELFKQDPKINNCLRDNRLCHISNSYVKRNVEGAHSGSTAVPNTDSMVSVASKSVPAHKSASVPQPQQKNQQQLNPRFGQQSSNEVKNVNNYTGGHEEASKPATEREKFVQFPVDKKKDLQNNKVSSGTGGSLASMWGRVSAKSRPIEAPAEIDITKSNTADAKACAGQTVEEGSSDDDDLGINIKRSSNGEGSRKRRVFFDSSDEEDDFKEAVSLASPGSPKLKSSSNLDLCSKAHSGEKSSLDPKEHKEKKMEVKEENNMKKAADPLPRKESVVSKNNKNGIHASDKVVSHNPGTNACSKDNGTSASLNSSRIAAKGNNREVSTSNQIQNCIEEAADVKNNVSEAAPSSPKRRKVLKTRIDERGREVTEVVWEGNDLEGKANSNTVKKDTMLKAGNSEVTTNTRPPAPKKSPAVGLVAPSNPVSKAGNKKGAKDPKQGNILSFFKKV from the exons ATGGCGCAAGTTGAAACCCTAGGCATTCTTGATGATATTGAATCTCTTGTGTGTGATAATTTACAAGTg GTATCGTACAAATGGTTGAGTCGGAATTTCTTGGTGTCGTCAAATGCTGCAAAGAA GTTGCTTCAAGAGTTTGTCGAGAAGAAGGGAAGCGACTTGGAAGTTGTTTATACTTTGTCTGGCTGGTTGAAGAATAATCCTTCGGTTTACCATATAAGGCTTGCATCGAGGAATAAACTTGGAG AAGCCAAAGAAGAATTTGATGATAATTGCTCAGTTCAGGTGTACAGTGTGCAGACTTGTATCCCAAAGGATTCAGCATCTCTTTGGAATGCTGAATTTATACAGGCAGAAGAGCTTTTTAAGCAGGATCCTAAAATCAATAATTGCTTGCGAGATAATAG GCTCTGTCATATATCAAATTCCTACGTGAAGCGCAATGTTGAGGGAGCACACTCTGGTAGCACTGCTGTGCCGAACACAGATTCTATGGTCTCAGTAGCTTCCAAAAGTGTTCCGGCACATAAATCTGCGTCTGTTCCACAACCTCAGCAGAAGAATCAACAGCAATTAAACCCTCGGTTTGGTCAGCAGTCTAGTAATGAGGTgaaaaatgtaaataattatACAGGAGGGCATGAAGAAGCTAGCAAGCCTGCTACCGAAAGGGAGAAGTTTGTGCAGTTCCCTGTTGACAAGAAGAAGGATTTGCAGAATAATAAAGTGTCTTCTGGAACGGGAGGATCATTAGCTAGTATGTGGGGTCGGGTATCTGCAAAGTCAAGGCCCATTGAGGCCCCAGCAGAAATTGATATTACTAAATCTAATACCGCAG ATGCTAAAGCATGTGCTGGTCAAACAGTGGAGGAAGGAAGCAGTGACGATGATGATCTGGGTATCAACATTAAGAGATCATCCAATGGTGAAGGCAGTAGGAAGAGGAGGGTTTTCTTTGATTCTtctgatgaagaagatgacTTCAAGGAGGCTGTAAGCCTAGCATCACCAGGTTCTCCAAAGTTAAAATCTTCTTCAAATTTGGACCTATGCTCTAAAGCTCATTCAGGGGAGAAAAGCAGCTTGGACCCTAAAGaacataaagaaaaaaaaatggaggtgaaggaagaaaataatatgaaaaaggCAGCCGACCCTCTGCCCAGGAAAGAATCTGTAGTcagcaaaaacaataaaaatgggATACATGCCTCTGACAAGGTCGTCAGCCATAATCCTGGAACTAATGCATGTAGCAAGGATAATGGGACTAGTGCTAGTCTGAACTCATCCAGAATTGCTGCCAAAGGTAATAATAGGGAGGTTTCTACTTCAAACCAGATCCAGAATTGTATTGAAGAAGCTGCAGATGTGAAGAATAATGTAAGTGAAGCTGCTCCAAGCTCACCCAAAAGGAGAAAAGTGTTGAAGACAAGGATTGATGAGCGTGGGAGAGAAG TAACTGAAGTTGTTTGGGAGGGCAATGACTTAGAGGGTAAGGCTAATAGTAATACAGTGAAGAAGGATACAATGTTGAAGGCTGGCAATAGTGAAGTGACGACTAATACCAG GCCACCCGCACCTAAGAAGTCGCCTGCAGTTGGATTGGTTGCTCCATCAAATCCAGTGAGTAAAGCAGGAAATAAGAAAGGAGCGAAGGACCCTAAGCAGGGCAATATCCTATCATTTTTCAAGAAGGTTTAA
- the LOC108217741 gene encoding uncharacterized protein LOC108217741 has product MNMGVLKILRYYNFQRFDKLHKILHFNAIDTHDVSHTFCSCVFQRPLCSSSLFQAQENSNKSYELKKPLGVVFKEAVGLCEKRDESENEEGDGEIKELKKRLRDLENVIKVLNKSDLGESEIDAESMVKVKLGGGVSEDETRVKLSKLFSYDSERNLGRKTEGIERVGKVSEDDVIVEKLSALFPPEPVKKGRTRKAETVVCKELPPDMIVFARYLFEKGYFKNANFLPRYTFDATRFEDNYSRAFLTCAAQKFGKDHQEISKWISASDVKKVALFGCPSLSKKPLMAAKALRIFFSIPEDTVCSKCVLKESCKFVNQSIWKGQGKKLHMDLSAVMSVITLYAMEEVHPQLVIPDEIKTAVRRLLEEVMKLSQTVS; this is encoded by the exons atgaacATGGGTGTTCTTAAAATTCTgcgttattataattttcaaagatTTGATAAGcttcataaaattttacatttcaaTGCTATAGATACACATGATGTATCTCATACTTTTTGCTCTTGTGTGTTTCAAAGACCATTGTGTAGTTCAAGTCTGTTTCAGGCTCAAGAAAACAGTAATAAATCTTATGAATTGAAGAAGCCTTTAGGTGTTGTGTTTAAAGAAGCAGTTGGGTTGTGTGAAAAGCGTGATGAGAGCGAAAATGAGGAGGGTGATGGTGAAATTAAAGAATTAAAGAAGAGGTTGAGAGATTTGGAGAATGTAATTAAGGTTTTGAATAAGAGTGATTTAGGTGAGAGTGAAATTGATGCTGAAAGTATGGTAAAAGTTAAGTTGGGTGGTGGTGTTTCGGAGGATGAGACTCGTGTCAAGTTATCGAAATTGTTCAGTTATGACAGTGAAAGGAATTTAGGTAGAAAAACTGAGGGAATTGAAAGGGTTGGTAAGGTTTCAGAAGATGATGTTATAGTTGAGAAGTTATCTGCATTGTTTCCGCCAGAGCCGGTGAAAAAGGGTAGAACTAGAAAGGCTGAGACAGTTGTTTGCAAAGAGCTTCCGCCAGATATGATTGTGTTTGCAAGGTATTTGTTTGAAAAAGGTTATTTCAAAAATGCAAATTTCTTGCCTAGGTACACGTTTGATGCTACACGTTTTGAGGACAATTACAGCCGTGCTTTTCTTACCTGCGCTGCTCAAAAGTTTGGCAAGGATCATCAGGAAATTTCAAA GTGGATATCAGCCAGTGATGTGAAAAAGGTTGCTCTCTTTGGTTGTCCATCCCTCTCGAAGAAGCCCCTGATGGCTGCCAAAGCATTACGCATCTTTTTCAGTATTCCAGAAGATACG GTTTGCAGTAAATGTGTTCTAAAAGAATCCTGTAAGTTTGTAAACCAGAGTATATGGAAAGGCCAAGGGAAGaaattgcatatggatttgtctGCAGTAATGAGTGTTATTACTTTATATGCCATGGAAGAGGTTCATCCGCAATTGGTTATCCCTGATGAAATCAAGACCGCTGTCCGTCGGTTACTGGAGGAGGTTATGAAGCTAAGTCAAACTGTTTCCTAA